From a region of the Paenibacillus segetis genome:
- a CDS encoding DUF305 domain-containing protein, producing the protein MNSHCELSLVTKAYLDTFFKILNNMIQNMTSVHLTNSISDIFIRQMVPHHLAAIEMSNNILKYTTNLELQGIALNIIAEQTQSIANMQAIQQQCSLMTNTDFERSHYMDRFKEISETMFFEMGSAQITNGVNANFVREMIPHHEGAVRMSNNVLHFNICPMLKPILYAIISSQCKGIKQMQQLLARLDCC; encoded by the coding sequence ATGAATAGTCATTGCGAACTGAGCCTTGTGACGAAGGCCTATCTTGATACTTTCTTCAAAATACTTAATAACATGATTCAGAATATGACAAGTGTACATCTCACCAATAGTATTTCTGATATTTTTATTAGGCAGATGGTTCCACATCACCTAGCAGCAATTGAAATGTCTAACAATATTCTGAAATACACTACAAATCTTGAATTGCAAGGTATCGCATTGAACATTATTGCTGAACAAACACAAAGTATCGCGAATATGCAAGCCATACAGCAACAGTGTAGCTTAATGACAAATACTGATTTTGAACGGTCTCATTACATGGATAGATTTAAGGAAATATCTGAAACGATGTTCTTCGAAATGGGCTCAGCCCAAATTACAAATGGTGTAAATGCAAATTTTGTGAGAGAAATGATTCCTCATCACGAGGGAGCTGTACGCATGTCAAACAACGTACTTCATTTCAATATCTGCCCGATGCTAAAGCCGATTCTGTATGCCATCATATCCTCTCAATGCAAAGGCATCAAACAAATGCAACAGCTGCTAGCGAGACTAGATTGTTGTTGA
- a CDS encoding TetR/AcrR family transcriptional regulator, whose product MSTKRGRPRNADAEKAILNASYDLLLEIGFGAVTVDKIAERAQVSKATIYKWWSNKAAVVMDGFMSAATARLPVPDTGSVFNDILIHASNLARFLTSREGKIITELIGEGQFDPGLAEAYRSRYFNHRRLEARLLLERGVQRKELKETLDIELTIDLIFGPIFYRLLITGEQLDDTFIKNLLTVAFEGIQSS is encoded by the coding sequence ATGAGTACCAAAAGAGGGCGTCCCCGTAACGCTGACGCCGAAAAGGCTATACTTAACGCTTCCTACGACTTGCTGCTGGAGATCGGCTTTGGGGCGGTCACGGTTGATAAAATTGCCGAACGGGCTCAGGTCAGCAAAGCCACCATATATAAATGGTGGTCCAACAAGGCTGCCGTTGTTATGGATGGCTTTATGTCTGCGGCCACCGCAAGGCTACCCGTACCCGATACGGGCTCAGTATTTAACGATATATTAATTCATGCCTCTAATTTAGCCCGATTTCTGACAAGCCGGGAAGGTAAAATAATCACGGAGCTGATTGGTGAGGGACAATTTGATCCGGGGCTGGCTGAAGCTTACCGCAGCAGATACTTTAATCATCGTCGTCTTGAAGCACGGCTTCTTCTGGAACGGGGAGTTCAGCGGAAAGAACTGAAGGAAACGCTTGATATCGAATTAACTATCGATCTAATTTTCGGACCCATTTTCTACAGACTATTAATAACAGGGGAACAGCTGGATGATACGTTCATCAAGAATTTGCTGACCGTAGCTTTTGAGGGAATACAGTCTTCCTAG
- a CDS encoding MFS transporter: MMLLAVSCGIIVANLYYAQTLVGPISTAMGLSPGSAGLIVTLTQVGYVLGLLFIVPLSDIIENRRLTVAALIMVVGALVAATLAPNSLIFLTASLLIGLGSVAAQILVPYATYLASEHQRGRVVGNVMSGLLLGIMFARPLASFITDLWGWQAVFTLSAVLITLLTILLSHALPKRKPVPTMNYGQLLGSLATLLKATPILRRRAIYQACLFGAFSLFWTVVPLRLAGHYHLSQQGIALFALAGVAGAVAAPIAGRLADKGLSHLMSGLAIAIALLAFVVTYIFQSTSNTALILLVLVAILLDMGVSGSLVLGQRAIYSLGNETRGRLNGLFMAIFFVGGAIGSFIGAWSYAYGGWTLTVLLGMSLPILAMLYYFTEKRTA, translated from the coding sequence ATGATGTTGCTAGCCGTATCCTGCGGTATTATTGTCGCCAATCTGTATTATGCGCAAACTCTTGTTGGGCCTATTAGCACGGCAATGGGTCTCTCCCCCGGATCAGCAGGCTTAATTGTGACTTTGACTCAGGTGGGTTATGTTTTGGGTTTGCTGTTTATCGTTCCGCTCAGTGATATTATTGAGAATCGACGTCTGACTGTTGCAGCATTAATTATGGTCGTTGGCGCATTGGTTGCGGCTACTTTAGCTCCCAATTCGCTGATATTTCTGACTGCGTCCCTATTGATCGGACTTGGATCAGTAGCCGCTCAAATTCTGGTGCCATATGCCACCTATCTAGCCTCTGAACATCAACGCGGTCGTGTTGTAGGCAATGTAATGAGTGGGTTGCTGCTGGGAATCATGTTTGCTCGGCCGCTTGCGAGCTTCATCACAGATCTTTGGGGTTGGCAGGCCGTGTTTACGCTATCGGCGGTTCTGATAACTCTTTTGACAATACTGTTGTCCCATGCGCTGCCCAAACGCAAACCTGTACCTACCATGAATTATGGGCAGTTATTAGGTTCATTAGCTACTCTTTTAAAAGCAACACCAATTTTACGCCGCCGGGCGATTTATCAGGCCTGTCTATTTGGGGCTTTCAGTCTTTTTTGGACAGTTGTTCCTTTACGGTTAGCCGGTCACTATCATTTGTCACAGCAAGGCATCGCTTTGTTTGCCCTCGCCGGTGTTGCTGGAGCTGTCGCCGCACCTATTGCCGGGAGATTGGCTGACAAAGGTTTGTCCCATTTGATGAGCGGTCTAGCCATCGCGATTGCATTACTGGCTTTTGTAGTGACATATATATTTCAAAGCACTTCAAACACAGCTCTCATCCTGCTCGTTCTTGTTGCCATTCTGCTAGATATGGGGGTATCAGGAAGTCTCGTACTTGGCCAACGCGCCATTTATTCACTGGGAAATGAAACGAGAGGCCGCCTAAACGGATTATTTATGGCCATTTTCTTCGTGGGAGGAGCCATTGGATCGTTCATAGGAGCGTGGTCTTACGCTTACGGGGGCTGGACTTTGACCGTATTGCTAGGAATGAGTCTGCCTATTCTGGCCATGTTGTACTATTTTACGGAGAAAAGAACGGCTTGA
- a CDS encoding ABC transporter permease, whose translation MIGFAKRNLLLFFRDKSTVFFSLLAVFIIIGLYALFLGDVWVSEYKEIGNIRFLMDSWIMAGLLAVTSVTTTMGAFGTMVSDREKKMIKDFNSSPVRRSSIAGGYMISAFLIGCIMSVVTLVLIEVYIVVSGGKILSAVALGKVVALILVCTLANTAIIFLVVSFFKSNNAFATASTIIGTLIGFMTGIYVPVGSLPDAVQFVIKIFPVSHAVAIFRQVIMDVPLSEAFSGAPAETLIEFEKTMGVTYYFGDYKVTAWISILVLIVTMVVCFGLAVLNMTRKKK comes from the coding sequence ATGATTGGATTTGCTAAACGAAATCTTCTCCTTTTCTTCAGAGATAAAAGTACCGTATTCTTCTCGCTTCTTGCTGTGTTTATTATTATTGGTTTATATGCCTTATTTCTAGGCGATGTTTGGGTGAGTGAATATAAGGAAATAGGGAATATTCGCTTTCTTATGGACAGTTGGATTATGGCAGGGCTGTTGGCAGTGACATCCGTAACAACAACTATGGGTGCCTTTGGTACAATGGTGAGTGATCGGGAAAAGAAAATGATCAAGGATTTTAATTCCTCGCCTGTAAGGAGAAGTAGCATCGCGGGTGGATATATGATTAGTGCGTTTCTGATCGGTTGTATCATGAGTGTTGTTACCCTTGTTTTAATTGAAGTATATATCGTGGTCAGCGGCGGAAAAATACTGTCTGCAGTGGCATTGGGTAAGGTTGTCGCGCTCATTTTGGTTTGCACCCTTGCAAATACAGCCATCATCTTTTTGGTAGTATCCTTCTTTAAAAGCAATAATGCATTTGCTACAGCAAGTACGATCATCGGTACACTGATCGGGTTTATGACAGGTATTTACGTCCCCGTTGGTTCTTTACCGGATGCTGTTCAGTTTGTGATCAAAATATTCCCTGTATCACATGCTGTTGCCATTTTCAGGCAGGTAATTATGGATGTCCCCCTTTCTGAAGCCTTTTCGGGAGCGCCTGCAGAGACTTTGATCGAATTCGAGAAAACAATGGGGGTAACTTATTATTTTGGCGATTATAAGGTAACCGCTTGGATCAGTATTCTTGTGCTAATTGTGACAATGGTTGTCTGTTTTGGGCTGGCTGTTTTGAATATGACACGCAAAAAGAAATGA
- a CDS encoding ABC transporter ATP-binding protein has translation MKPIIEVTNLSKSYGKLQAVKDISFYVERGKMFAFLGPNGAGKSTTIDIICTFLQPDSGSIIIDGYQLGKDDDKIRSVIGAVFQDGLLDSLLTVEENMKIRGGFYGAKGTTLADAVRKAAEAAGVMEFLKRPYGNLSGGQRRRADIARALVHTPAILILDEPTTGLDPQTRKNVWEIIKKLQKENNMTVFLTTHYMEEAADADYVVVIDNGSIAAKGTPSELKNRYASDQLNLFAGDTQTLTEFLTDSHIEFTQKVDKITINIPSTLDALPILEQCKPYITGFEVLNGTMDDAFIGITGKELRQ, from the coding sequence ATGAAGCCAATTATAGAAGTGACGAACTTAAGCAAATCCTATGGCAAGCTGCAGGCAGTTAAAGATATCAGTTTTTACGTAGAAAGGGGGAAGATGTTCGCTTTTTTAGGACCAAATGGGGCAGGGAAGTCCACAACCATTGATATTATTTGTACATTTCTGCAACCGGACTCTGGCTCGATAATTATAGATGGATACCAATTGGGCAAAGACGATGATAAGATACGCTCGGTCATCGGTGCTGTGTTTCAAGACGGATTGCTAGATAGTTTACTGACAGTTGAAGAAAATATGAAAATCAGGGGCGGTTTTTATGGGGCGAAAGGAACGACGCTAGCAGACGCTGTGCGAAAAGCTGCAGAGGCAGCAGGTGTTATGGAGTTCTTGAAGCGTCCCTACGGAAATCTATCAGGCGGTCAACGCCGCCGTGCCGATATTGCGCGCGCACTTGTACATACACCAGCCATTTTAATATTAGATGAACCAACAACGGGGCTTGATCCGCAAACGAGAAAAAATGTGTGGGAGATCATTAAAAAGCTGCAAAAAGAAAATAACATGACCGTGTTTCTTACTACACATTATATGGAAGAAGCGGCTGATGCGGATTATGTAGTCGTGATCGACAATGGTAGCATAGCGGCAAAGGGAACACCGTCCGAATTGAAAAATAGGTATGCCAGCGATCAATTAAACCTATTTGCGGGAGATACCCAGACTTTGACTGAATTCCTGACAGATTCCCACATCGAATTTACCCAAAAGGTCGATAAAATAACCATAAATATTCCATCCACATTGGATGCTTTACCGATTCTTGAACAATGCAAACCGTATATTACAGGTTTTGAAGTTTTAAATGGAACGATGGATGATGCTTTTATCGGTATAACAGGAAAGGAGCTTAGACAATGA